From one Flavobacterium sp. N502536 genomic stretch:
- a CDS encoding ExbD/TolR family protein, with product MAKIKMKKKSTSTDMTAMCDVAFLLLTFFILTATAKVPEALPVDMPSSTVQSKLPDSDLAIITIGKGADGKSKVFFDIKGREIRKRTLEGMGAKFGVTFSEDDKTKFALMDDFGVPVANLKQIIAMKAADRVKADQPGIPIDSLDNQLKEWLLVSRRAAIDLDDKELQIAIKGDAKEQYPQIKKIMDILQDQKINSFNLVTGMRGKDF from the coding sequence ATGGCTAAAATAAAAATGAAAAAAAAGTCAACATCGACAGATATGACTGCCATGTGTGATGTTGCGTTCCTTTTGCTTACGTTCTTTATTTTGACCGCTACTGCTAAGGTGCCAGAAGCACTTCCTGTAGATATGCCTTCTTCTACTGTTCAAAGTAAATTACCAGATTCTGATTTGGCAATTATTACGATCGGTAAAGGAGCAGACGGAAAAAGCAAAGTGTTTTTTGATATCAAAGGAAGAGAGATTCGTAAAAGAACTCTTGAAGGAATGGGAGCTAAATTCGGTGTTACTTTCTCAGAAGATGATAAAACAAAATTTGCCTTAATGGATGACTTCGGTGTACCAGTAGCAAATTTGAAGCAAATCATCGCTATGAAAGCGGCGGATAGAGTAAAAGCTGATCAACCTGGAATTCCAATTGATTCTTTAGACAATCAATTAAAAGAATGGCTTTTAGTTTCAAGAAGAGCCGCAATTGACCTTGATGATAAAGAATTGCAGATTGCGATCAAAGGTGACGCTAAAGAGCAGTATCCACAAATCAAAAAGATTATGGATATTTTACAAGATCAAAAAATCAATTCCTTTAACTTAGTTACGGGTATGAGAGGAAAAGACTTTTAA